The Arachis ipaensis cultivar K30076 chromosome B07, Araip1.1, whole genome shotgun sequence genome includes a window with the following:
- the LOC107608432 gene encoding uncharacterized protein LOC107608432, producing the protein MDNEQDNKALKFRTASLSRCTKAALFLHRLNSLRAVNNGEEEHEKLKKEMQDLKMELLKERRKNKKMKLCSFMELLLQVLLLLSLWTFFLAFFLRGP; encoded by the exons ATGGACAACGAACAAGATAACAAGGCTCTGAAATTCCGAACGGCGTCACTGAGTCGCTGTACCAAAGCAGCTTTGTTCCTCCACCGCCTGAACTCACTTCGCGCCGTTAACAACGGAGAAGAAGAACAC GAGAAGTTGAAGAAGGAGATGCAGGATCTGAAGATGGAATTGCTGAAGGAACGTCGGAAGAATAAGAAGATGAAGCTCTGCTCGTTCATGGAGCTGCTTCTTCAGGTTCTCTTGTTACTTTCGCTTTGGACCTTCTTCTTGGCGTTCTTCCTCAGAGGTCCGTGA